Within Colias croceus chromosome 10, ilColCroc2.1, the genomic segment AAGTAAAAAACGCTTACGATTTtcgtataaattatacatcTACAACTCAACAAAACCaagatgtaaaataaattcgcAATCCTTCAGAGTCTAATTCACATCTAGAAACTGTATATAAAGTAAATACAATCAAATTATCGACTTTGAAAGTTAGGAATAAATATGATCCCAGTGTTGTACCCTGGGGCACGACTTTGGGACTCGCTGCACAATGCGTAAGTACAATAAGTTAGCAAAGTTGAAAGATACACAAAGTTATAGCAGTAAAAATGCTTCGTGATATTCGAGACATatttatttggtttatttagtgtgtacattatttaattatgttaaatagTGTGACCTAATGACAAACAAAcacagtttattatttttcgttttattgtttgtacactactattttatgttttcaatttattactttgtaaacaaaaatctactataatagtatttttatatctaacaCCTTTTTGTCAAGTAACTTTTGCTCGGCTTAAATGTTGAGTTAAAACAAGTCTTGACAATTCtatcaatttaaattcttttggCAAGAACCTATACCTATGTTATTCAACAGTCTCTAaagtacttattaaatataatcaaatcaaTAGATACTATTATtcaaacaagtgataactgcgttaaaaacaaccgacttcaaacttgcacttgaaacatttacaaatacagacaaaaatgctcataaaataaaaactactgggcctatccaaataaaatatttttatgggaccaattcgacaccacccctcatcgaacaaaaaaagaatcacgtaaatcggttcagaaacctcggagtaatcggtgtacatacataaaaaaaacataccggccgaattgataacctcctccttttttttgaagtcggttaataagtTTGTTCTTCTATCGATTCATGAATATTTCAAATGAGCAAAACATAAGCTCATCATAAATCATTAATACGTAAGAGTGTTACTTCACCGTTCCACTGAAAGGCTTCACTTGTAAAGTTTCGAAACGTATAAAAGTTTGACTTCACACTCTCGGAACAGTTTCGTGTGAACACGAGCcttgttaaaattaaacatgacGTTTTCGTGTTTGGAGATGAGTCGATTGAATTTTCAAAGCCTTATGCCGaaatgacaaaaaattttGAGGACAAAGAAATTGTCGTATCGAATGTTCAAGCGTTTTGCTTATCTATaacttgttatttatatcatactagctttccacctgcggcttcgcctgctttgtctaaaacctaataaattatatactaaaaccttcctcttgaatcactctatcaattaaaaaaaaccgcatcaaaatccgttgcgtagttttaaagatttaagcatacaaagggacatagggacagagaaagcgactttgttttatactatgtagtgatattcattattaatgatattttttttaatagatcaAAAAATTCTctgttgtttattattattatgttgttttcATTTGAACATTTGAAATGCTTATTAAAAGATGAAACTTTGAAACATTGGACtgtttcacatttttatctattCTAGCAAAATATACATCTATCTCAATCTACAATTTCAAAGGATTTCAATTTTACCATATTCATATGTAAGAAATTTATAGCAAAATTTATCAAGAGttaaaaactatatatttttctataaaatctGCGAATACGTGGCATTTCTCAATTCCTATCTGATTCAATTTATACCGAAGTTTGTTGAACGTACTTAGTTGTAAAATTGTTGCTTCTATATTTTCTACGACTGCAGCAACTTTAGTTACTTTCTGCTTATCTTCACTAACATTAAAAAGTggaaatatttctattttgtgtttaaataaacacGGTAAAACTATGcgaatgtatataaaaaaatcatcaaaaatgatatttctgagtgataatataataccaatGCCAAAATATCTAAATTTAATTCCAAATTATCCCGGTTGGAACTTAGTAATTTATTACTCACTAGGTGAATGTTGTTGACCAAGTGAATGTTGTTCACATATTTACCTAAAAACTgtgaaaaacattttacatttgTTTCTTACCGTTTAAACCTTTCCGTATTTTccacaaatatatttagaCTAAAAGTGACTAAAATGACTAAATGAAACTCTGGAGATTAATTATTGATCCAAATTGTTTTAGtatgcataatataatgtatttagaTCTTAAAGAACCTggtaaactttttttaatgcaAACTTTTCTTTTTCCAGTAACCCTCAACGGAGGAGCTTCTAGAACATTCCTCAGTTGGCTTCCACTGTTTCTTCTCTTCTTTCTACCTTTAGTATCAGGACAGGACTTTGGTTTCGAAGAATTTGGTTACTATAGTTACGACGATGAAAGTGAAAAAAACCTTATTTTGTCTTTGGTCTGatgtttttgttactttttaatacatttttattgaaatgcaATGTTGTATAGTTAAGCTTTCTATCGTTTTTGTACGCAAATGTTAGTGTTAGCTCAATTTCACAtgatttttcatatttttaatttatattcaatgaAATAAGGATGTTTTTCTTCACCCGTAAGGATAAGttataatgttagttttaatttgaatttgttttgttGTAATGTTAAAAGAGTCTATCTTTTGCACTTGATGTGGAAatgcataaaatttaaaatatgtattttaaaaagcaTTATGATTATAAGTTGTTTTATCCAAAATTATATATTCccaaaaaagaagaaaaaatataatctttggtacaattttattgtatttttttattattttggctTTCTGTGTGATTCCATTTTATGGTAATTAGGAAAATGAATAGAGAAATTGATGAAAAATAATACTGTTATTAGAATTTCATGTAATTTTCGATGAAACAGAATTTTAAGATGTTGTGACAACATACTCGGcctagataaaaaaatataacgttttattttcttcataaGAATCAGgtaatattaagtttttaatgtTAGAATCAGCTAacatatttagataaattgtaaatttgtaaataaagtcAGTAGTACGCAGTTAATGATGTTAGACCAGTCTGGTTAATTCAACTAGTCTTGATACgcatgattattttaaaaatgtgtgtagtcatcattttaattaccttttttttttcttttgacaAAATTGTGACTTGTATTAAATTATGCACAATTTTGACTCTacaagaagaagaagaaataaatttttacactttttattGTCCATCAAGTGGACATcaaggtttttttttcaaggTTTCTGCGTATATAAGACTCCAAAATTGCGTAGTTCAATTTGGATgctttaatatacctaataataaaattaacatagaTAAGTTGATGTCATCCAAAGAATTAAAAGAATAAACTACTAAAAACCATAATCTTAATGTTAGTATGTCctctttgaatttaattaatattttattattgaatgatttaaaaagaaaaatatttttttcgtgttgTGAGACATCAACCAAAGAAATACCTAATTGTTGAAATTGAAGATTTCATAAGTAGTTAGTAAATTCCAAACAAGATTTACATTATAAGTGTACCATATTTTTAGTTGTTTTTTtctcttcaaaaataaattaaacacaaatacttgattctataatttatattaattataagtttatttacCTTTCGACTCATTAAGTTTTTATTCCataagttttttaatatttttaataccttGTTTATACGTAAATAGTTTATAAGCAAACATATTATTGTCAACAGTTTTTAACTGTttgagaattttatttaaagttttaaagtgatattatagtttataaattaaattgtaataaaatgaaaaatttagcGGAATTAGTGTTGTGATATTACTGTTAAtttaagcattttttttaaattaccgacttattaaatatttttcggtATAAGTTGAAATGAAtcattcaatttatttgtattttacatAAACTTTTGCAAGAAGCagcaattttttaattacttttttatattatttcaaattattttttcatacgtTATGATACTATTGAGCATTGTGTACGAAGAcaacaaactttttttatgtaattgcCTTTAATCAACGGcctattaaaattgttttttaatctaGTTTTAGCAtttgtttaagttttttttacgaTTTTAATGCTTCTGTATACCATTAAAAGTCTTGTAAACAACATGGTATATATGAGAAAAagattatagttttttttacggtttctaaataatattactacttTTACACCGTGGTTAATAAGcggttcaaatttttatttatttacagagaCTCaattactgttaaaaataattattatgattttttatttcatcattcTATCTCTAAACCTGACtgataattttaacaatttaaatacttcATACAATATTgtcttgtttaattttacataatatttgtaaacttATTGAACTAACCAATGTAGTTTAcaagttttaattatgttacTATGGCATATGAAGACAATTCCAATAAGGACCTCACTCATGCTTACGTCACTGCCCGACACCTCAACGAGTATTGGTTGATAAAAATTACTTGTTTTTATGAGTAAAAaggttgttttttatttaaatataataattaatatttattatgtagtaaatacctatgatattatttatctaatgaGATAAAATTACACAGCTGTATCTTAAAGTAggcataaacataatataggtattaaattaCCTCTTAATTTTACTatctacatttattttaagaaaatttttgattcatcatcatcatcatcatcatcagcccatatacgttcccactgctgggacacgggcctcctatgagggtacaggccataatccaccgcgctggccaagtgcgtgttggcggatgacacatgtcgtcgaactttttaattcttcgacatgtcggtttcctcacgatgtttttcttcaccgttcgagcagtggtgatactacttacaacatgcgcagataaattgaaaaatcaatttaattcctgagcgcgctcgcctggtctcgaaccccggacttatcgattcgaagtccgaggtctcaccactgagccaccactgctaaatttttgattaatcaattgaaataacatttaaagcAAGATGAATTCGGTAGTACCtacgtaattaaaataattttattaacgaAAGCACttcaataatcttttttatttaggtattttatttataagaaatacGCAAAACTAGATTTTTATCAACCAATATTCAATCTTATATCTATTAGCTGTATAATTTGCACTATCTTTTACAAAtggcattttttataacaattttttattaagtctAAGCATTTTACGTAACATATTGACaatgaaaatgtaaatacaataattaagagcaaataaaactgaaataattgatataatGTGTTTCATTGTTACTTTTTAAGTATGAGTAAGTCTGTATGTAAAGTAgatattgaaattaaagattatGTAGGTATGAAAACATTGACTTTTTCATTGAATATGGTTAtgattgaatgaataaatcgttGAAAAGAAGTTATAaggatttaatttatatatgttGGATCTATACCTAAATTATATTAGCGTAGATTAAAACACAACACAAGACAATAAAgtgatgtttaaaaatatcagcagcaatcagaatattattttatcctaAATGTAACAGCGAAATAGAAAAGCGTTGGAATACGGTATCATAACAACGAGCTACAtttaacattgttttaatcaaaactgtgactcatatttattcatataactCATATTTTGcacaaaaaaatgtgtgcgtgtactagagtacacacgtaagaagtgaaacttagggataagaaaaagttggcgcgtaacgcaaaaatgtcacgcctacggcgtaacgcaaaaatgtcacgcttacggcgtaacgcaaaaatgtcactcctacagcgtaacgcaaaaatgttacactaaatttttgtccaaccccgataaagaagtttcacttcaataaaatatatattcctACTAAACCACAGCCTGTAAAAAAGCGGTAAGAGACCACATTAATAAAACTTGCTAACGTAAAACTGAAACAAGCTTGTAACAAAATAACAGTTGTTCTTAACTATTACACTAGATGGcgcttttataaatttatgcgTTTTAAAGCCGGGAACAGCAgcttcttataatatttaggcTCTATTCTATACTTTGATAGCTAAGGGTTAGTAGAAATCACATaaatcaaacttttttttttaataattgatctGTGTTCTCCGATGAGTATGATATGGAGGTCTTCAAGaggagagtgaacaggtacattCTAGACGAGATTGTGGCCAAGCGCTCCCCTGtactgttaaaaaaaattgaacatgCCAATCACCGCACGGGGTTTGCCTTTACTGATTGTAGGGATTATCTTGAATAGATATCTACTTTTTAAAAAGGAAGGATTTTATTGCCAAAGCTTTTGTTACATTACCTTGTATCCTCCGCGTCATGGCAATCACTTAGGCAATACGAATGCCTTCTACTGCACGTTGCTTATGGTAAGGAATTTCATAATGAAACTTTGCATGAGTACCTGGCTCTCTCTCTTATCCTCTTTAATAGGTACTAGCTGTCTAAGGGCACCCTTACTACAGATCtactgaatataaaaaaaaaatcgttatGGTATGGATACAGGGATTTTGGTAACAGTACTGTACAATTTTTGAAGTAAGACATaccttttcaaaatatttatgtacttaatcAAAGCACTCCtacttatatactaaaacataTTCCCTccataaaataacaatcaatCCTTTTCCATACTTTCAACGTCACATGAAacgtagaaaaataaaaacggcTCTCACAAAACAAATAGCACAAACTAATTGTATGCCGCGTCTTCGCATAAATGAGCTGCGAATTATAAAGGCAATGCAATTAGGGGCGCGCtagaaaaatcaaattaaaccCCTAATGAACAAACATCGTCCATGAGTTCCCTGTAGGGCACACAGAGTAGCTAGCACAGAGACCACTGTGCTTCAGGACGAAGGACTTATAATATCTACAGTAGAATATTGTCATACAACCACTATTGTCCATGACTTCAGTCTTGTGTTagcaggataaaaagtatgaaAGCTTACGAAACAATAATCTATACTTGTTCCTCAATATATCTATATCGATTTAACTTGAAAAaagtactaaaataatgaaagttaCATACTTAGcgcaaaatataacttacacTTTTATACTTTAACCGAAATGTAAATCATACTCGcctaaaatcaaacacaagaaaatactattacgaataaataaaaataaacccaGCCTCTGTTGTCAGCCTACTCTATGTACTCATAGAGCGCTCCTTCCCGTCGCATAGTTTGTCGCCACGGCTTCCGCTGAAGCGGTATGCCACAAGTTTAGCTAAGAATTTTATTCTAGGTTAGCTTTAGGTCAATGCATAGCTTTTCCAACCGTTGAGATTCGAGTTGAACGTTTTTAAATCGCtatttacaagaaataaatgCTAACATTTGATAAAGAGTTGCGAATAGGAAATGTGAATAGAAAAGTAAAGAATTTGTTGTGTATTATGGTAAAAAGGTAAAGTTAAGTTATGGTTATTATAGACTGTAGTATAATGGTATACATATAGACATGAAATTGAAAACAAGGCAATACCGCAtaccattttatattattttatttagtaaaagtATTGTAGTTAAGTCTTCTTTCATTAAATTGGAAGGGATAAGAActgataaacttaaaataagtTGTATAAGATGATATTTCAAACATCGATTCTTTTTCTTTGTACAGTGAACATGATTTGTGTACTACGCCTTTTGGAAGACGttgtatttttcaattacctttatgaaatagattttaactTGATTGTATGGTAAGAtgagtattttaaaaattatttatataatggtAAATTCACACTCACTTCTTACTCGTTTTTTTTTCACCtctgatttataaattagaaaatgATAGAgcaacaatataattattttaatgtaatagatttataaaaaatacaaatttattagttttagtaTTTCGTTATTAGTGTATTATTACACGTTAAAAAATTACTATACATACACTAAAAATCTTCCGTATTGAGCCTCCCAGTTGACTCTAAGGATTAGACATAACCCAAACGTAATTCCAAGCAAAGTCTATATTCAATAAAGGAGACTTTAAATAAATCCGTATTTTCCGAACGAAACAATTCAAACGCCAATAAGGAAATCTAGGTGTCAACCCAGTTTTCGCAAATACCTGGAAAATTTCAACATAGACGTCTTTTCTGGATAAATCtcttattttaacataaaaataaaacgcgGGAAAATTTCACGTGGAGGTGCCAAGAAATTTACTTTATGTCAAGTGCATTCATGTGAAGAACGAAGACTAATGTAAGTCAATAAAGGCTGGTCTGTATGGatttaaatacttactatTATTTCCGTAGAATTGACAGAGTAACTTTTGTTGGATTATACCTAAATGGTACAATAATGTTTCCTAATAAAAGAAcgttttttaagctattgcttattatattataacttcTATCACGGTCcatgagcgcggggaccgaatcgagaaattccgtaacgaaaaaacctcacgctccccactccgatgGGTGGAgatgtggcttgaaggcatagcatgcaatagctttaccgcggcagtccccgagtgacacacgtcgtttttttattattacagtaTTATTCATTTGCTCTCGGTATGtttttcgtgtaaatatacacatacacacacaggCAAATTTTACTAACCCAggtaaataaagtaatttcCTTTACATGAGATACCAAcacgttattaatttttaaatacacattattttacaaattaaaggcttatttatttattcaaagctTAGCAATATACTTATTAGTTTTGGATCGCACACtttttttaactgtaaataCACAGCCCATAtgactttatttttacacttatCCCTCCAACTAATGAATACCAAACCAACTCAAACCCAAAAACACATATAGCCGACCTTCACGAATTATACACGCAAAATTATTCAACATATTCATGTAACACAAAACACTGCCCTTACTAACCTAAACTTCTGTAACTCGGGAAGCCTCTATTAACAATGCAAATGTACTACTGTTCTGCATTTCATGCCAAATACATATGCTAATTGAGTTTTACCAAAAACGCCGTGCTATCAAAGTTCAAGGAAGATGCTCTCTGATGTAAGGATAGTTTTCTTTAGCATATTTATAAGTATCGTAGTGTTGGGGATTTGAATGAAGTGTTTATCTATCAGCTTCTTAAAGGAtatgaatccatactaatattataaatgcgaaagtaactctgtctgtctgtctgttactcaatcacgccataactactgaaccaatttgcatgaaatttggtatagagatattttgatacccgagaaaggacataggctacttttacccctggaaataggataggttttatcccggaaatcccacgggaacgggaactatgcgggtttttctttactgcgcgggcgaagctgcgggtggaaagctagtttgtttatattttaggtctatttatatgaaaagtCTGAACTAGGAAGGAATCTCAATGTGGTCTGAATACATACACTGCACGAAGAAGTCCTgtgttattgtaatattataaaacaatagtaGGAAAGCTTATTTaaaacacgcttttttatatgaaaggTCTGAACTTTAAAGAAAGCTAAATATGGTCTAAATACATTCACCACATGACGCTTGAAGTGTGTTCTTGGAATATAAATACAACATGCAGAAAACTTAACTTTGGaagaaataatgttaaatcttGTTCATGTAGGtcaaaaattgaaatagaatCTGCTAGttaagggcccttagtaggtgaaaATGGCAAATTGGACTGTTatctatgagctataattgaaaatattgttttttcgcactaatagatattatgtacgtgtgatgggatgactatttccaaaacacgattggaaaaattttgctcgataaaaaaaaattcctgaagttacctctaaaatatcatacaaccgtattttacgataataattcgtataaaatcacaaataggtatttaccttctcgatttcgtgactgttttattatgatttagaaaatactaaatattttcattcactttttgataaaattgtgaatggcgcttacgatttttagtttcgagcacgttgttccatactaaacgcgaACCCCcttacctcaggcccgaatagctgaattttcgctgaccATCTAACACCCCTTAAGTTTTACATGTAAGTGGTTATCATGCTTTTCATTTGTTTTGGTATCAAAACATAGAAGCAAGgactgtattaaaaattaagagACCAAAAAACCAATCTCATATTCCAGCTCATCCACAATACATAACCTAAActaaaactgtttaaaaaagCCTATCTACAAAATAATCACACACACGATAATCTACATATTAAGTTGAACCGTACCCTATTCCGTCTTCACCGTTAATTTATGAGTGTACGAAGTGAAGTTCGctttgttttaaacttttccaaaGTTGGATTTTACATGTCGGAGTCGGTCTGACTGAATTCTCGACATGACTATATTATGAGATTTGCTCAAGATGGGGAACTCTTGTGTGCGGAACACTGCTTTCTAATTACAATCGTATGAATTAAATGCTAGGTTCTACATAAAGCATGTGGTGGAAGTGGAGTCTCGGAGTTAAAAGGATACAGTATAGCGTGTGAAAGACCTCTTTATGATCCCGAGGAAATGTTTACAAtctaattgaattaatttagTCTATACACAAACATAGGCGGTCTAGAcacaatgttatttaaaaaaaaatatataaaatgccTACATTTTTAAcggttttattaattgtttttattaacttaaaacGTAATAagttatgtattaaaaaataccttttgaatctattaaaaaaaccgcatcaaaatccgctgcgtagttttaattaatatttaagcaAAGGctcatagggacagagaaagcgactttgttttatattatgtatagttcaggatacatcgcccatttttgcaagtgactactatcaagctgattttccgtttgtagctttattttgatgagacaccgaataatttcgtgtacgaaactctcgattgtggtagctaacagagataacaattttttgatttgatggttctcaaatatttattacgcaatttgtaggacaatatgtctgttgaattatataaacagtaactaagtgaaaacaaaaaaatcagcttgttgtaatcatttatgttgacctcgttatcgatacactttggaaagggggactctttgaaccaaccatagattttgtaggacaaatattttttcgaataatttaggtaattatcttgagattgaacaaaaaaaaattcagttagtaataaatatggttctcaaccatcaaatcaaaaatttttatccttgttatctctgttagctaccacaatcgagagtttcgtacacgaaattattgggcgtctcatcaaaataaagctacaaacggaaaattagcttgatagtagtcacttgcaaaaatgggcgatgtatcctgaactagtaGTGATGTATATTGTGCTTAAATTCTCTGTCTCTTGTtctcatatttttaatcatatacgtatgttattttatataacaacGCAATACATAAGTACTAACATTTTAcgaaattttttatcaattccAGTCCAATACCCACACGAaacatcaaagaaaaatactACCGAATAcacacaatttattataaacataaaacaacaaaacaatacggaacgtaataaaattttagtttcaaTCACgaattttcattgttttcaCCGACATTGAGGAAATGTTTCAATTTACTTGTAAACATGGCAGTGCTGAggcttaaattttatttgttatttctttTAGAGAGTATTTTAGCGAAGAAACAACGATATAACACGTATAAGGAATCCGTGTCTCGCGTTACTCCGTATAATCCAGAAGGTAGATGATTAGACTAATGCAACTTTTTAAGTAGGTTTAGAAGTTTGTGAAAATGAATTACTGTAAGAATAAATGACTAATAGGTACAAATATCTACTAATTATATACATTACACGTATTATATGATTGTATTAAAAGACTTgcattagtttaaaatatagtgGCAACAatgtagaaatattattatgctctATGTCAGAATTGTTCACTTTAACAATTGATTGTATAGAAATGTATAGAAATTATTAGACCAATAAGTGCATAGTAAATTTCAGAGAAAATACTAGCTGAGCAATAACTATTGGTGACTAGATATAGATAAAACGATAAGACTTGACTCTACGTTTCTCgctcataataatatacattcaTATGTATAAATGAGACTTgctacattaaatttataatttactatatctAACAgctgcattataatatttattatattataatttaatatgaggatttaattattataatttaattatataggtaacGAAAATTAGCTACAACAACAACCTGTTTTCACTTATAATTATACACTTCAACAATATTAAGTATTCGCAAAAAACACTTTCCAGTGATCGACAAGACATGCCTCTTAAAGCCAGATATTGGTCCTTGTAGAGGCGATATCCTGATGTACTTCTATGATCCTTCCACCAAAGACTGTTCGAAGTTCTTCTGGGGCGGTTGCCAAGGCAACGGGAATAGATTCAATAGTCGCTCTGAGTGTCTACAGGCCTGCTTGAGTGAACCAAATGGGAGACGTACGTATTCTTTATTCACTCAAGCAGttctaattttaaagatatataggtactaattcGTACTATTCTTATTTGTGAGCCAGtgtttatacaatatattttttatatttaaaatgatataagaTAATGACTACTATCTGTAACATGAATTTTCATTTAGCTGCcgatataaattttcattaatcGCAAATGATTACAACGTTTGTAAACATAAGCTGTAGGCTTAAGCCTACTTGagaaatatttatcttttaaaagataatagtttttatgtaaatggTCTTTAAGCTATGTGTAATGGTCTCTATATGTAAACAAATTTTCTAGGTCAACGACCCCGCTGGTGCAGTTTAACCTTTGATTATGGTTACTGTTTCGGGTCCCTCACAGTGTGGTACTACGATCCTCTGTGGCAAGTCTGTAAGGAGAGAATCTATTCGGGATGTGGCGGgaataaaaacaacttttataataaagagCAGGTGATTTTGTGTCTTATGTcacttaaaataaagtttaggaTAAAATGTCTTATACCTAGCTCTTAAAATAGTGGCGAGATTGGGATAAAAATGATACGTTtgatacttatttatattttctgtgTCC encodes:
- the LOC123695217 gene encoding carboxypeptidase inhibitor SmCI-like; amino-acid sequence: MAVLRLKFYLLFLLESILAKKQRYNTYKESVSRVTPYNPEVIDKTCLLKPDIGPCRGDILMYFYDPSTKDCSKFFWGGCQGNGNRFNSRSECLQACLSEPNGRRQRPRWCSLTFDYGYCFGSLTVWYYDPLWQVCKERIYSGCGGNKNNFYNKEQCESICNFNTGIIKWATKGPDKLKKVMIINPIGATSKRGKHQVSTTKVINSNKPNLTIKHT